The following proteins come from a genomic window of Peromyscus eremicus chromosome 23, PerEre_H2_v1, whole genome shotgun sequence:
- the Znhit1 gene encoding zinc finger HIT domain-containing protein 1 isoform X2 encodes MQTARQVRSQDPGQRRVLDRAARQRRINRQLEALENDNFQDDPHAGLPQLGKRLPQFDDDADTGKKKKKTRGDHFKLRFRKNFQALLEEQNLSTSEGPNYLTACAGPPSRPQRPFCAVCGFPSPYTCVSCGARYCTVRCLGTHQETRCLKWTV; translated from the exons ATGCAGACGGCGAGACAAG TTCGCTCCCAGGACCCTGGACAGCGGCGGGTGCTGGACAGGGCAGCCCGGCAGCGCCGGATCAATCGACAGCTGGAAGCGTTAGAGAATGACAACTTCCAGGACGACCCCCACGCGGGCCTCCCCCAGCTGGGCAAGAGGCTGCCTCAGTTTGATGATGACGCAGACACAG gaaagaaaaagaagaaaactcgaGGTGACCATTTCAAACTTCGCTTCCGGAAAAACTTCCAGGCTTTGCTGGAGGAGCAG AACCTGAGCACATCTGAGGGCCCCAACTACTTGACGGCCTGTGCGGGTCCCCCGTCCCGACCCCAGCGCCCCTTCTGTGCTGTGTGTGGCTTCCCATCCCCGTATACCTGCGTAAGCTGTGGTGCCCGGTACTGCACAGTCCGCTGCCTGGGCACCCACCAGGAGACCAG gTGTCTGAAGTGGACGGTGTAA
- the Znhit1 gene encoding zinc finger HIT domain-containing protein 1 isoform X1 — MVEKKPSVRSQDPGQRRVLDRAARQRRINRQLEALENDNFQDDPHAGLPQLGKRLPQFDDDADTGKKKKKTRGDHFKLRFRKNFQALLEEQNLSTSEGPNYLTACAGPPSRPQRPFCAVCGFPSPYTCVSCGARYCTVRCLGTHQETRCLKWTV; from the exons ATGGTGGAGAAGAAACCCTCCG TTCGCTCCCAGGACCCTGGACAGCGGCGGGTGCTGGACAGGGCAGCCCGGCAGCGCCGGATCAATCGACAGCTGGAAGCGTTAGAGAATGACAACTTCCAGGACGACCCCCACGCGGGCCTCCCCCAGCTGGGCAAGAGGCTGCCTCAGTTTGATGATGACGCAGACACAG gaaagaaaaagaagaaaactcgaGGTGACCATTTCAAACTTCGCTTCCGGAAAAACTTCCAGGCTTTGCTGGAGGAGCAG AACCTGAGCACATCTGAGGGCCCCAACTACTTGACGGCCTGTGCGGGTCCCCCGTCCCGACCCCAGCGCCCCTTCTGTGCTGTGTGTGGCTTCCCATCCCCGTATACCTGCGTAAGCTGTGGTGCCCGGTACTGCACAGTCCGCTGCCTGGGCACCCACCAGGAGACCAG gTGTCTGAAGTGGACGGTGTAA
- the Plod3 gene encoding multifunctional procollagen lysine hydroxylase and glycosyltransferase LH3 isoform X1: protein MAASGPEPRLLLLLLLLLPPLPPVTSASDRPRGSNAVNPDKLLVITVATAETEGYRRFLQSAEFFNYTVRTLGLGHEWRGGDVARTVGGGQKVRWLKKEMEKYANQEDRIIMFVDSYDVILASSPAELLKKFVQSGSHLLFSAESFCWPEWGLAEQYPEVGTGKRFLNSGGFIGFAPTIHQIVRQWKYKDDDDDQLFYTRLYLDPGLREKLKLNLDHKSRIFQNLNGALDEVVLKFDQNRVRIRNVAYDTLPVVVHGNGPTKLQLNYLGNYVPNGWTPQGGCGFCNQNQRTLPGGQPPPRVLLAVFVEQPTPFLPRFLQRLLLLDYPPDRISLFLHNNEVYHEPHIADAWPQLQDHFSAAKLVGPEEALSPGEARDMAMDRCRQDPECEFYFSLDADAVLTNPETLRILIEQNRKVIAPMLSRHGKLWSNFWGALSPDEYYARSEDYVELVQRKRVGVWNVPYISQAYVIRGETLRAELPQKEVFSGSDTDPDMAFCKSLRDKGIFLHLSNQHEFGRLLATSRYDTDHLHPDLWQIFDNPVDWKEQYIHENYSRALDGEGLVEQPCPDVYWFPLLTEQMCDELVEEMEHYGQWSGGRHEDSRLAGGYENVPTVDIHMKQVGYEDQWLQLLRTYVGPMTEYLFPGYHTKTRAVMNFVVRYRPDEQPSLRPHHDSSTFTLNVALNHKGVDYEGGGCRFLRYDCRVSSPRKGWALLHPGRLTHYHEGLPTTRGTRYIMVSFVDP, encoded by the exons ATGGCTGCGTCGGGCCCGGAGCCCCGGcttctgctgctcctgctgctgctgctgccgccgctgcccCCGGTGACTTCTGCCTCCGATCGGCCCCGGGGCTCCAACGCTGTCAACCCAG ACAAATTGCTGGTGATCACTGTGGCCAcggcagagacagagggatacCGGCGTTTTCTGCAGTCTGCGGAGTTCTTTAACTACACTGTCCGG ACCCTGGGCCTGGGCCACGAGTGGCGAGGGGGCGACGTGGCTCGAACCgttggtggaggccagaaggtcaGATGGCTGAAAAAGGAGATGGAGAAATACGCAAACCAGGAAGACAGGATTATCATGTTTGTAGACAG CTACGACGTGATTCTGGCCAGCAGCCCCGCAGAGCTGCTGAAGAAGTTTGTCCAGAGTGGCAGTCATCTACTGTTCTCTGCTGAGAGCTTCTGCTGGCCCGAGTGGGGGCTGGCAGAGCAGTACCCTGAGGTGGGCACGGGGAAGCGCTTCCTCAACTCTGGTG GATTCATTGGCTTTGCTCCCACCATCCATCAAATCGTCCGCCAGTGGAAATataaggatgatgatgatgatcagtTGTTCTACACTCGACTGTACCTGGACCCAGGGCTGCGG GAGAAACTCAAACTTAATCTGGACCATAAGTCCCGGATCTTCCAGAACCTCAATGGAGCCTTAG ATGAGGTGGTCTTAAAGTTCGACCAGAATCGTGTGCGCATCCGGAATGTGGCCTACGACACCCTTCCTGTTGTGGTCCACGGAAACGGTCCCACTAAG CTGCAGCTCAACTACCTGGGGAACTATGTCCCCAATGGCTGGACTCCCCAGGGAGGCTGTGGATTCTGCAACCAGAACCAGAGGACACTCCCGGGGGGGCAG cctcccccccggGTGCTTCTGGCCGTGTTTGTGGAGCAGCCTACACCCTTCCTGCCTCGATTCCTCCAGCGACTGCTGCTCCTGGATTACCCCCCGGACAGGATCTCTCTTTTCCTTCATAATAAC GAGGTGTACCATGAGCCCCACATTGCCGATGCCTGGCCACAGCTGCAGGACCACTTCTCAGCAGCAAAGCTAGTAGGACCAGAGGAAGCGCTGAGCCCAGGGGAGGCCAGGGACATGGCCAT GGATAGATGTCGGCAGGACCCCGAGTGCGAGTTCTACTTCAGCCTGGATGCTGATGCTGTCCTTACCAACCCCGAGACCTTGCGCATCTTGATTGAACAAAACAG GAAGGTAATAGCCCCCATGCTTTCCCGCCATGGCAAGCTCTGGTCCAACTTCTGGGGTGCCCTGAGCCCCGATGAGTACTATGCCCGCTCCGAAGACTACGTGGAGTTGGTACAGCGGAAGCGAGT GGGCGTGTGGAACGTGCCCTACATATCCCAGGCATATGTGATCCGCGGGGAGACCCTGAGGGCGGAGCTGCCCCAGAAGGAGGTGTTCTCTGGCAGTGAcactgacccagacatggctTTCTGTAAGAGCCTCCGGGATAAG GGCATCTTCCTCCACCTCAGCAATCAGCACGAGTTCGGCCGGCTGCTGGCCACGTCTCGCTATGACACTGACCACTTACACCCAGACCTCTGGCAGATCTTCGACAACCCTGTG GACTGGAAAGAACAGTACATCCATGAGAACTACAGCCGGGCCCTGGATGGGGAGGGGCTGGTGGAGCAG CCATGCCCAGATGTGTACTGGTTCCCACTGCTGACAGAGCAGATGTGTGATGAGCTGGTGGAGGAAATGGAACACTATGGCCAGTGGTCTGGAGGCCGGCACGAG GATTCCAGGCTGGCTGGAGGATACGAGAATGTTCCTACCGTGGACATACACATGAAGCAGGTCGGGTACGAAGACCAGTGGCTTCAGCTGCTGAGGACATATGTGGGGCCCATGACCGAGTACCTGTTCCCTGGCTACCACACCAAG ACACGGGCAGTGATGAACTTCGTGGTCCGTTACCGGCCAGATGAGCAGCCCTCACTTCGGCCACACCATGACTCGTCCACCTTCACCCTCAATGTTGCCCTCAATCACAAGGGCGTGGATTATGAG GGAGGTGGCTGCCGCTTCCTGCGTTATGACTGCAGAGTCTCATCGCCCAGGAAGGGCTGGGCTCTCCTGCACCCTGGCCGCCTCACACACTACCATGAGGGCCTGCCCACCACCCGGGGCACTCGATACATCATGGTGTCCTTTGTTGACCCCTGA
- the Plod3 gene encoding multifunctional procollagen lysine hydroxylase and glycosyltransferase LH3 isoform X2, with the protein MAASGPEPRLLLLLLLLLPPLPPVTSASDRPRGSNAVNPDKLLVITVATAETEGYRRFLQSAEFFNYTVRTLGLGHEWRGGDVARTVGGGQKVRWLKKEMEKYANQEDRIIMFVDSYDVILASSPAELLKKFVQSGSHLLFSAESFCWPEWGLAEQYPEVGTGKRFLNSGGFIGFAPTIHQIVRQWKYKDDDDDQLFYTRLYLDPGLREKLKLNLDHKSRIFQNLNGALDEVVLKFDQNRVRIRNVAYDTLPVVVHGNGPTKLQLNYLGNYVPNGWTPQGGCGFCNQNQRTLPGGQEVYHEPHIADAWPQLQDHFSAAKLVGPEEALSPGEARDMAMDRCRQDPECEFYFSLDADAVLTNPETLRILIEQNRKVIAPMLSRHGKLWSNFWGALSPDEYYARSEDYVELVQRKRVGVWNVPYISQAYVIRGETLRAELPQKEVFSGSDTDPDMAFCKSLRDKGIFLHLSNQHEFGRLLATSRYDTDHLHPDLWQIFDNPVDWKEQYIHENYSRALDGEGLVEQPCPDVYWFPLLTEQMCDELVEEMEHYGQWSGGRHEDSRLAGGYENVPTVDIHMKQVGYEDQWLQLLRTYVGPMTEYLFPGYHTKTRAVMNFVVRYRPDEQPSLRPHHDSSTFTLNVALNHKGVDYEGGGCRFLRYDCRVSSPRKGWALLHPGRLTHYHEGLPTTRGTRYIMVSFVDP; encoded by the exons ATGGCTGCGTCGGGCCCGGAGCCCCGGcttctgctgctcctgctgctgctgctgccgccgctgcccCCGGTGACTTCTGCCTCCGATCGGCCCCGGGGCTCCAACGCTGTCAACCCAG ACAAATTGCTGGTGATCACTGTGGCCAcggcagagacagagggatacCGGCGTTTTCTGCAGTCTGCGGAGTTCTTTAACTACACTGTCCGG ACCCTGGGCCTGGGCCACGAGTGGCGAGGGGGCGACGTGGCTCGAACCgttggtggaggccagaaggtcaGATGGCTGAAAAAGGAGATGGAGAAATACGCAAACCAGGAAGACAGGATTATCATGTTTGTAGACAG CTACGACGTGATTCTGGCCAGCAGCCCCGCAGAGCTGCTGAAGAAGTTTGTCCAGAGTGGCAGTCATCTACTGTTCTCTGCTGAGAGCTTCTGCTGGCCCGAGTGGGGGCTGGCAGAGCAGTACCCTGAGGTGGGCACGGGGAAGCGCTTCCTCAACTCTGGTG GATTCATTGGCTTTGCTCCCACCATCCATCAAATCGTCCGCCAGTGGAAATataaggatgatgatgatgatcagtTGTTCTACACTCGACTGTACCTGGACCCAGGGCTGCGG GAGAAACTCAAACTTAATCTGGACCATAAGTCCCGGATCTTCCAGAACCTCAATGGAGCCTTAG ATGAGGTGGTCTTAAAGTTCGACCAGAATCGTGTGCGCATCCGGAATGTGGCCTACGACACCCTTCCTGTTGTGGTCCACGGAAACGGTCCCACTAAG CTGCAGCTCAACTACCTGGGGAACTATGTCCCCAATGGCTGGACTCCCCAGGGAGGCTGTGGATTCTGCAACCAGAACCAGAGGACACTCCCGGGGGGGCAG GAGGTGTACCATGAGCCCCACATTGCCGATGCCTGGCCACAGCTGCAGGACCACTTCTCAGCAGCAAAGCTAGTAGGACCAGAGGAAGCGCTGAGCCCAGGGGAGGCCAGGGACATGGCCAT GGATAGATGTCGGCAGGACCCCGAGTGCGAGTTCTACTTCAGCCTGGATGCTGATGCTGTCCTTACCAACCCCGAGACCTTGCGCATCTTGATTGAACAAAACAG GAAGGTAATAGCCCCCATGCTTTCCCGCCATGGCAAGCTCTGGTCCAACTTCTGGGGTGCCCTGAGCCCCGATGAGTACTATGCCCGCTCCGAAGACTACGTGGAGTTGGTACAGCGGAAGCGAGT GGGCGTGTGGAACGTGCCCTACATATCCCAGGCATATGTGATCCGCGGGGAGACCCTGAGGGCGGAGCTGCCCCAGAAGGAGGTGTTCTCTGGCAGTGAcactgacccagacatggctTTCTGTAAGAGCCTCCGGGATAAG GGCATCTTCCTCCACCTCAGCAATCAGCACGAGTTCGGCCGGCTGCTGGCCACGTCTCGCTATGACACTGACCACTTACACCCAGACCTCTGGCAGATCTTCGACAACCCTGTG GACTGGAAAGAACAGTACATCCATGAGAACTACAGCCGGGCCCTGGATGGGGAGGGGCTGGTGGAGCAG CCATGCCCAGATGTGTACTGGTTCCCACTGCTGACAGAGCAGATGTGTGATGAGCTGGTGGAGGAAATGGAACACTATGGCCAGTGGTCTGGAGGCCGGCACGAG GATTCCAGGCTGGCTGGAGGATACGAGAATGTTCCTACCGTGGACATACACATGAAGCAGGTCGGGTACGAAGACCAGTGGCTTCAGCTGCTGAGGACATATGTGGGGCCCATGACCGAGTACCTGTTCCCTGGCTACCACACCAAG ACACGGGCAGTGATGAACTTCGTGGTCCGTTACCGGCCAGATGAGCAGCCCTCACTTCGGCCACACCATGACTCGTCCACCTTCACCCTCAATGTTGCCCTCAATCACAAGGGCGTGGATTATGAG GGAGGTGGCTGCCGCTTCCTGCGTTATGACTGCAGAGTCTCATCGCCCAGGAAGGGCTGGGCTCTCCTGCACCCTGGCCGCCTCACACACTACCATGAGGGCCTGCCCACCACCCGGGGCACTCGATACATCATGGTGTCCTTTGTTGACCCCTGA
- the LOC131898601 gene encoding 2-acylglycerol O-acyltransferase 2-B-like: protein MGGRRSAWVRNWAVWKYFRDYFPVTLVKTAALDPSQNYLFGFHPHGVLVVGAFSNFCTEATGFSRLFPGLKPHLLMLPCWFQVPLFRDYIMTSGLVSSDKASASYLLSHPEGGQVAVLAVGGPLEALEAKPGTVSLRLRNQKGFIKLSLEHGAWLVPVFSFGENELFRQYPNPPGSWVRRVQEGLQRILSVALPLFHGRLGLLIPFRVPIHTVVGAPIPVQRSPRPSREQVDQLHALYIERLTQLFEEHKTLYGVPADQHLVLT, encoded by the exons atgGGGGGTCGCCGTTCTGCCTGGGTCCGGAACTGGGCAGTCTGGAAGTATTTCCGAGACTACTTCCCCGTCACG CTGGTTAAAACGGCCGCGTTGGATCCATCCCAAAACTACCTGTTTGGTTTCCACCCTCACGGGGTCCTGGTTGTTGGGGCCTTCAGCAACTTCTGTACGGAGGCCACAGGCTTCTCTCGCCTCTTTCCGGGTCTCAAGCCACATTTACTCATGCTGCCGTGTTGGTTCCAAGTGCCTCTCTTCCGAGATTACATCATGACCAGTG GTTTAGTCTCTTCTGACAAGGCTAGCGCTTCCTATCTCTTGTCCCACCCCGAGGGTGGCCAGGTGGCTGTCCTGGCTGTGGGAGGTCCCCTGGAGGCTTTGGAGGCAAAGCCTGGAACAGTGAGTTTGCGACTCCGGAATCAGAAAGGATTCATTAAATTATCACTGGAACACGG GGCCTGGCTGGTGCCGGTTTTCTCCTTTGGAGAGAATGAGCTCTTCCGCCAGTATCCCAACCCGCCAGGCTCCTGGGTGCGGAGGGTGCAGGAAGGTCTTCAGAGGATACTGAGTGTGGCCCTGCCTCTCTTCCATGGTCGCCTGGGTCTCCTGATACCCTTCCGTGTGCCCATCCACACTGTGG TGGGTGCCCCAATTCCAGTCCAGCGAAGCCCGAGGCCCAGCCGGGAACAGGTGGACCAGTTGCACGCGTTGTATATAGAGCGGCTCACCCAACTGTTTGAGGAACACAAGACCCTATATGGTGTCCCTGCTGATCAACACCTTGTTCTCACCTAG
- the Mogat3 gene encoding 2-acylglycerol O-acyltransferase 3 — protein MKTPQKQWLEVIGAYQYVLTFLFMGPFFTLLVIFLLFTRLWSFSFLYLVWLYLDWDTPNQGGRHGRWMRKWTIWKHQRDYFPIKLLNTSELPADRNYVLGAHPHGVMSTGIFCNFSTDSNDFCQLFPGLRPWIATLVGLFYLPIYRDYLMFNGLCPVSRQSLDFILSQPQLGQAVTILVGGAQEALYAVPGEHCIMLRTRKGFVRLALRHGGPPHPCTPVPQTHRKPSGSLSPTLHEGSGATV, from the exons ATGAAAACACCTCAGAAGCAATGGCTTGAAGTGATAGGCGCCTACCAATATGTGCTCACTTTTCTGTTCATGG GCCCCTTCTTCACCCTTCTGGTCATCTTCCTCCTTTTTACCCGGCTCTggtccttctcttttctctacttGGTATGGCTGTACCTGGACTGGGACACGCCCAACCAAG GTGGAAGGCACGGCAGGTGGATGAGAAAGTGGACAATTTGGAAACACCAAAGAGATTATTTCCCGATCAAG CTACTGAACACCTCAGAGCTGCCTGCTGACCGGAACTACGTGCTGGGTGCGCACCCCCACGGGGTCATGAGCACGGGAATCTTTTGTAATTTCTCCACGGACAGCAATGACTTCTGCCAGCTCTTTCCCGGGCTGCGGCCTTGGATCGCCACGCTGGTGGGACTCTTCTATCTTCCTATCTATCGAGACTACCTCATGTTCAACG GGCTGTGTCCTGTGAGTCGACAGAGTCTGGACTTCATTTTGTCACAGCCCCAGCTTGGCCAGGCAGTGACCATCCTGGTTGGGGGCGCCCAGGAAGCCCTGTATGCGGTTCCGGGGGAGCACTGTATCATGCTAAGGACCCGTAAAGGCTTCGTGCGCCTGGCGCTAAGGCACGG TGGGCCGCCCCATCCATGTACCCCAGTGCCTCAAACCCACCGAAAACCAAGTGGATCACTATCACCAACTCTACATGAAGGCTCTGGAGCAACTGTTTGA